The stretch of DNA GCTGAGTCTTGATGATATTACGGAAGACCATATCACTTCTCACCTTCTGTCTGCAGGAATTCCTGATCCTGATCTGTTGATCCGTACCGGCGGAGAGCTTCGACTCAGCAATTTCATGCTCTGGCAGCTGGCTTACAGTGAGCTTGTATTCTCAGATATTTATTGGCCAGAGTTTGGGAGAGAACATCTGCTTGAGGCAGTAGCGGAGTTTCAGCAGCGGACGCGCAGATACGGCGGATTAACGTAGCGGACGGAGGTAGTTATTTGAAACAGCGACTAATTACAGGTGTTTTAGCCGGTGTGTTTTTTTTAGGACTTTGTTTGATCGGCGGAATGCCTTACCAACTATTAATTATGCTAATGGCTCTTGTCGGCTATTATGAATTTGTCAAAATGACACAGCTTCCTTCATTTGGAGGAACAGCCTTAATTGGATATGCTGGTGTCTTTCTATATTTGTTCCCTTGGAATCGAGTGGATATGCCAGAGGGCTGGGACGTGACCCGGCTTACCTGGCTTCTGATGCTGTTATTTATGTCAGTTACGGTGTTTACTAAGAACCGGATAACCATTAAGGAGGCCTCCTTATTATTTTTAGGGGCAGTCTATATCGGCATCGGGTTCTCTTATATATCACAATCCCGAGTTACCGAGGACGGGAATGGACTGTTCTGGACCTTTCTGCTGCTTGTATCCATTTGGGGAAGTGATGCCGGTGCTTACTTTACAGGAAAGGCGATCGGCAAAACCAAGCTGTGGCCAGCGATCAGTCCCAACAAGACTGTGGAAGGCGCGATTGGCGGAGTGGTTATTGCCATTGTAATTTCCGTTATATTTGCGGTGTTCTCAGGCGGCCTCCTGTCGATTCCAAGAGCTGTTCTAGTGGGGTTAGCTGCAGCGGTTGTAGGCCAAATCGGCGATTTGATTCAATCGGCTTACAAACGAGTCTACGGGATTAAGGATTCAGGTAAAATACTACCGGGGCATGGAGGCATATTAGACCGGTGTGACAGCTGGATTACGGTCTTCCCATTTGTTCATCTTGTGATGCTGCTGCCGTTCTGATTGGGCCACACAAGTACATATCACATTTAAGCCACGAGGTGAATTATGAAAAAGCTAGCCCTAGTGGGCTCTACGGGTTCCATCGGGACACAGACCCTGGATGTCGTTGATAAGTATCCGGAACAATTTCAGATAGAAGGTTTGGCAGCAGGCTCCAATGTGAGCCTTTTTTTGGAGCAGCTGCACCGCTTCAAACCGAAAAAGGCGTCCGTAGGAACCAAACAGCTGGCGGACGAGCTTCGTCCATTGCTTCCAGCTGGAGTGGAACTGTTTTATGGAGAAGAGGGGCTGGTTGAGGTTGCTGCCGGGACGGATGCGGATATGGTGGTAACGGCGGTGATGGGCAGCGTGGGACTGCGCTCCACGCTTGCGGCCATTGACGAAGGAAAAACCATTGGGCTCGCTAACAAGGAGACATTGGTCACCGCTGGTCATCTGGTGACGTCGCTTGCCAAGAAGAAGGGGGTTTCCCTGCTTCCAATCGACAGCGAGCATTCGGCCATATTTCAATGTTTGAATGGCGAACACCGTAAAGAAGTCCAGCAAATTACGCTTACTGCATCTGGCGGATCATTCCGGCATTTGACCCGTGATGAATTGGCTTCTGTTACGGTCGAGGATGCACTGAGGCATCCAAACTGGTCGATGGGGGCCAAAATTACAATTGATTCTGCGACGATGGTGAATAAAGGACTGGAGGTCATTGAGGCACACTGGTTGTTTGACGCGCCTTATGATCAGATAGGTGTGCTGCTGCACCCGGAAAGCATCATTCACTCTTATGTTGAATTTGTAGATGGAAGCATTGTAGCACAGCTGGGAAGCCCTGATATGCGAGTACCTATTCAATATGCGCTTACGTATCCGGAACGCTGGCCATCTCCGGCGAAACGTCTTTCTTTAGCGGAGCTTGGAAGCCTGCATTTCAAGGAAATGGATTACAATAGGTTCCCATGTTTAAGACTGGCCTTCGAATGTGGTAGAATAGGTGGTACAGCCACCACCGTGTTTAACGCGGCCAATGAAGTTGCAGTGGCCCGTTTTCTGAATCGGGATATTTCATTCCTGCGGATCGAGTCTCTTATTGAAGAGGTGCTGGGCAAACATGATGTACAGGCAGAGCCGGATCTCGACAGTATTCAGGCTGCAGATGTCTGGGCAAGAGAACTGGCAGTTCGTTTGTAACCCACCCATAAGTCTTTGGTAAGCGGAATTCTCCTAATGGGAAATTGGTGCTTAGGGCAAGATGATTTGTCTATCGCCCTGGTGTGGCAAATTATAATTACCTACATCGGTTCAATCCTTGAGGACCGCCGAATATGGTTGTATCAGGAAGGACAAGGCAGACCTTAACCTAAAAGGAGAGTGCTATCAATTTGGAAATGCTGCAAATTATATTTCTGACCGTATTGATGTTCTTTATTCTCGTTACGGTGCATGAATGGGGCCATTATTACTTCGCCAAGAGGGCGGGGATTCTTGTAAGGGAGTTCGCCATTGGGTTTGGACCCAAGCTATTTTCTTATAAGCGGAATGAAACTCAGTTTACGCTGAGACTCCTTCCATTTGGCGGCTATGCCAGAATGGCGGGGGAGGATCCGGAGCTTGTTGAAGTCCAAGCAGGACAGACTGTTGCACTTCGATTGACAAATGATGAAGTAACCAAGATTTATTTGGATCGCTTGGACAGCCGCAAGAATGTGATTCGCGGTGAAGTCGTCCGTGTAGACTTGGAGAATCAGCTTCAAATTGAGCTGAATGTGGACGGCGAGGCGCAAGTTTATCCAGTACACAGACAAGCGATGCTCGTGTCCAAAGCCAAAGAAACGCAAATTGCGCCAAAAGATCGGCAATATGGAAGCAAGACTGTTGGACAGCGTGCACTTGCGATTTTTGCAGGCCCACTAATGAATTTTATCTTGGCTTTTATTCTTTTTTGGGTGCACATTCAAATGGCGGGCATCGCTTTGCCGCCGACCCATCTAGAAATCGGGGAAATGTCCAAGGGTATGCCTGCCATAGAAGCAGGTCTGAAGACTGGCGATGTTATAGAGAGCATTAATGGTGTGAAGGTTGGAACGGATGCTCAGAAGATGATTGATATGATCTCTACATCCAAAGACAAACCTATGCAGTGGCAGATTCGCAGAGGGGAAGAAGTTCGTGATGTGACCATTACGCCGCGTGAGGTCGCAGGACAAGAAGGTGGCAAGATCGGTTCGACGATCATTACCTACATTCCAACCCGCAGCGCCTCGTTCGGTGAGAGCTTCACGGAGTCGGGCCGCGCGATGGTGGATACCACTGACGCGATCTTCGTAGGCTTTAAGAAGCTTATCAACAAGTTCTCTATGAATGATCTTGGAGGACCAGTGCGGACCTTTGAAGTTACCGGGCAGATTGCCAAGCAAGGGATCGCGCAGTTAACACAATGGGCTGCTATTCTTAGCTTGTATTTGGGGATATTTAACCTGCTTCCTATTCCGGCCTTGGATGGAAGCCGCCTTATCTTTATCGGGGTGGAAGCCGTGCGCGGGAAGCCAATTGATCCGAATCGGGAAGGAATGGTGCATTTTATAGGGTTTGCCGCATTATTCCTGCTGATGATTGCAGTGACTTACAACGATATACTTCGCTTAATTAGCGGTTAACGGGCAATGTGAGAATAGAGTAGGGCTTTCGGCAACTGTGCTGCTTCCTGGGATGAACCCAAGAGCATAAGTCCGAAGGCCCTTGTTGCTTGAAGGGTAAGGAAAGGGGAGAGAGAGATGAACGGAGCCGCAGATAAAAGAAACAGGCTGGAGCTGTTAATGAAGCAGACGGGAATATCGGCGAGTCTGATTGATCCCTATTTTTTAGATGGATGGATAGAGCAGGTAGAAGTCAGTAGAAGCAATAAAGAATGGAGAATTATTATCCATAAGGATACGCTGGTTCCGGCTCAAATCTACCGCACTTTCTGCTTGCAGGTAAGAGAGAGAATGGAACATATTGCTCGGATCACTTTCGACTTCAGATACAGTCCTTCTATTTCTTCAAAGGACATTGTAACCGAGTATTGGAAGCTCTTTTTAGAGTGGGTTCAGCGGGAGGTTCCATCCGTGAACGGATGGATGCTGCGGGCTGCTTTTGAAGTGGATGGCGATTTGGTCATTGTGAGCCTATCGGATTCCATGTCCCTGGAGCTTGCTAAGAAAAAGGGAATTGACAGAGCCATTCCTGCCTTTTACGAGCAATATTTTGGTCTATCCCTTCGTGTTAAGCTGCAGACGAGTGAGAACAGCGCGGAAGCCTTCGAGGAATTCCAGCAGCGGATTGTGGAGGAGAACCGTGAGGTTATTCAGCAGCTGATGGAGAGCATAGAAGCTGAAGTGGCCGCTGAGGTTGATGATGATGGAGAAGAGGTCAAGCTTCAGGTGGGATATGACATCAAGGAGCAGCCTGTGCCTCTGAAGGATATTCAGGATGAAGAGAAGAAAATCGCTATTCAAGGGACTATCTTTGGCCTTGAGAGCAAAGAGCTGCGCAACGGAAACACTTTGTTTACCTTCTGCATCACGGACTTTAGCGACTCACTTCAAATGAAGATGTTTGCTAAGACGAAGGAAGACCTTAAGATTATGGGCAAGCTGGCGAACGGCAAATGGGTGAAGGCCAGAGGCCGCGTGGAATATGACCGCTTTATGCAAATCCCTGAGCTTGTGATGATCCCTTCGGATTTGTGTGAAGTAGGCGCACCTGCAGGCAGAAAAGACAATGCCGCTGAGAAGAGAGTGGAATTTCACCTGCATAGTACGATGAGTACAATGGATGCAGTTACACCGATTGACCAATATATCAAGACAGCTGCGAAATGGGGCCATAAGGCTATAGCAGTTACGGATCACGGAGGAGTTCAGTGTTATCCGGATGCGGCAAAAGCTGCCAAGAAGAACGGGATTAAGATGATTTATGGTGTAGAAGCCAATGTAGTTAATGACAATGTAGCCGTGGTTCTACAGCCGAAGCCAATCGAGCTGAAAACTGCGACTTATATTGTATTTGACATAGAAACTACGGGGCTGTCGGTGACCCAGAACAAAATTATTGAAATTGCGGCGGTAAAAATGCAGGACGGCAAGGAAATAGACCGTTATGCAACCTTCGTAAATCCACATGAACGGATTCCGTACAATATTCAGCAGCTTACAAATATTAATGATGATATGGTCAAAGATGCTCCTGATGTGCATCCTGTGCTGCTGGAGTTCGTTAAATTTGCGGGCGACAGCATTCTCGTAGCGCACAACGCCAGATTTGACGTTGACTTTGTCAATGCCAAGCTGAAGGAGCTTGGTGAACCGCAGCTGACAAATCCGGTGCTGGATACGCTGGAGCTGGCGAGACTGCTGTTTCCAAGTCTTAAGAATCACCGTTTGAACACCCTTGCGGCTAAGTACAAGGTCTCCCTGGAGAACCATCACCGTGCGATCGACGATACCTTGGCTCTTGGCGAGATTCTCATAGGCTTACTTGCCGATGCTGAGAAAATGCAGGGGATTACAATGCTCGATCGGCTTAATGATCATGTCGGTAAGGATCTGTCCAACACTCGTCCATTTCACTGCGGGATTTATGCGCTGAATCCGGTAGGCAAGAAGAACCTATTCAAGCTGGTCTCTATGTCGCATACGGATTATTTTCACCGGGTAGCGTGTATTCCAAAGTCCAAGCTTAAGGAAATGCGGGAGGGCCTGCTCATTATATCCGGCTGTGAGAAGGGTGAATTTTTCGAAGCGGTTCTGAATAAATCGATGGAAGAAGCTGAGGAGATTGCAGGCTTCTATGATGTTCTGGAGATTCAGCCTTTAACGATGTATATGCATCTTGTGGAAAAAGGTCTGGTAGGCAGCAAAGAAGAGCTGGAGACTGCGATCCGAAAGGTATGTGAGATCGGGCAGAAGCTGGACAAGCCGGTTATTGCCACAGGCAATGTCCACTACTTGGAGCCTCGCGACAAACTGTTCCGTGACATCACGATTCATGGAATTACAGGCTATAGTCCGCTGAAGGATATCCGGAAGCCGGATGCACATTTCCGGACGACGGATGAAATGCTTGAGGAATTCTCGTTCCTAGGGAAGGAGAAGGCACAGGAAGTGGTCGTTACGAACACTGCGGCACTTGCAGATCGGTTCGAGGAGCTGGAGCTGTTTCCTTCCAAGCTGTTTACCCCGATTATGGAAGGGGCCGATGAAGAGATTAGAAACACCTGCTATAACACGGCTAAATCCCTATATGGCGAGGATTTGCCAGAAGTGGTTGTAGCCCGCCTTGAAAAAGAGCTGGAGCCGATTATCAAATATGGCTTCTCCGCGAACTATTTGATTTCCGAGCGGCTGGTGAAGAAGTCTAACCAGGACGGATACTTGGTAGGCTCCCGGGGATCTGTCGGCTCTTCCGTAGTCGCAACATTCCTTGGAATTTCGGAGGTAAATCCTCTTCCGGCTCATTATCTGTGTCTTAATTCCGAGTGCCGCTATAGCGAATGGTTCCTGGACGGCAGCGTACCCTCCGGCTTTGACCTTCCAGATAAGGATTGTCCGAAGTGCGGGAACCCTCTAAAAGGCGAAGGACAAGATATTCCGTTCGAGACTTTTCTCGGATTTAAAGGGGATAAGGTTCCTGATATCGACTTGAACTTCTCCGGGGAATATCAGCCTGTTGCGCATAACTATACAAAGGTCTTGTTCGGCGAGAAGAGTGTATTCCGGGCCGGAACGATTGGTACAGTCGCAGAGAAGACAGCATTTGGCTTTACTAAGAAATATGAAGAGGATCATGGCAAGAAATGGCGCGGAGCCGAGCTGAGCAGGCTTGCCGCCGGCTGTACGGGCGTCAAGCGCAGCACTGGCCAGCATCCTGGCGGGATCGTAGTTGTCCCTGACTACATGGAGGTAGACGACATTACACCTGTTCAATACCCGGCGGATGATACGAGCTCTGAGTGGAAGACCACTCACTTTGATTATCATGCCTTTGATGCAAACCTGCTCAAGCTGGATATTCTGGGTCATGATGATCCGACGATGATGCGTATGCTGCAGGATTTAACGGGCGTGGACCCGACGACCATTCCCATGAATGATCCGAAGGTTATGAGCATGTTTAACTCCACTGAAGCATTGGGCGTGACTCCTCAGCAGATTCGCACGCCGGTGGCGACATACGGGGTGCCGGAGATGGGGACGAAATTTGTTCGGCAGATGCTTGTGGAATCTCAGCCATCCTCATTTGCGGATTTGCTGCAAATTTCCGGATTATCTCATGGAACAGGGGTTTGGCTCGGCAACGCCCAGGAGCTGATCAAGAATGGAACTTGCAACATCAAGACCGTAATTGGCTGCCGGGATGATATCATGCTGTTTCTCATCTATAAGGCGGGAATGGATGCCGGCCTGGCGTTTAAAATTACGGAAAGCGTTCGTAAGGGGAAGGGCCTCACGCCCGAATGGATTGAAGAGATGAAGAAGTGTAAGGTGCCTCAGTGGTACATTGACTCTTGCCTGAAAATTCAATATATGTTCCCTAAGGCGCACGCCGCTGCATATGTTATTTCAGCAGTGCGTACGGCTTATTTTAAGCTGTATCATCCGATTGAATATTATGCAACTTACTTTACCGTACGGGCAGAGGACTTTGATA from Paenibacillus sp. CAA11 encodes:
- a CDS encoding phosphatidate cytidylyltransferase; amino-acid sequence: MKQRLITGVLAGVFFLGLCLIGGMPYQLLIMLMALVGYYEFVKMTQLPSFGGTALIGYAGVFLYLFPWNRVDMPEGWDVTRLTWLLMLLFMSVTVFTKNRITIKEASLLFLGAVYIGIGFSYISQSRVTEDGNGLFWTFLLLVSIWGSDAGAYFTGKAIGKTKLWPAISPNKTVEGAIGGVVIAIVISVIFAVFSGGLLSIPRAVLVGLAAAVVGQIGDLIQSAYKRVYGIKDSGKILPGHGGILDRCDSWITVFPFVHLVMLLPF
- a CDS encoding 1-deoxy-D-xylulose-5-phosphate reductoisomerase; translated protein: MKKLALVGSTGSIGTQTLDVVDKYPEQFQIEGLAAGSNVSLFLEQLHRFKPKKASVGTKQLADELRPLLPAGVELFYGEEGLVEVAAGTDADMVVTAVMGSVGLRSTLAAIDEGKTIGLANKETLVTAGHLVTSLAKKKGVSLLPIDSEHSAIFQCLNGEHRKEVQQITLTASGGSFRHLTRDELASVTVEDALRHPNWSMGAKITIDSATMVNKGLEVIEAHWLFDAPYDQIGVLLHPESIIHSYVEFVDGSIVAQLGSPDMRVPIQYALTYPERWPSPAKRLSLAELGSLHFKEMDYNRFPCLRLAFECGRIGGTATTVFNAANEVAVARFLNRDISFLRIESLIEEVLGKHDVQAEPDLDSIQAADVWARELAVRL
- the rseP gene encoding RIP metalloprotease RseP, which encodes MEMLQIIFLTVLMFFILVTVHEWGHYYFAKRAGILVREFAIGFGPKLFSYKRNETQFTLRLLPFGGYARMAGEDPELVEVQAGQTVALRLTNDEVTKIYLDRLDSRKNVIRGEVVRVDLENQLQIELNVDGEAQVYPVHRQAMLVSKAKETQIAPKDRQYGSKTVGQRALAIFAGPLMNFILAFILFWVHIQMAGIALPPTHLEIGEMSKGMPAIEAGLKTGDVIESINGVKVGTDAQKMIDMISTSKDKPMQWQIRRGEEVRDVTITPREVAGQEGGKIGSTIITYIPTRSASFGESFTESGRAMVDTTDAIFVGFKKLINKFSMNDLGGPVRTFEVTGQIAKQGIAQLTQWAAILSLYLGIFNLLPIPALDGSRLIFIGVEAVRGKPIDPNREGMVHFIGFAALFLLMIAVTYNDILRLISG
- a CDS encoding PolC-type DNA polymerase III; its protein translation is MNGAADKRNRLELLMKQTGISASLIDPYFLDGWIEQVEVSRSNKEWRIIIHKDTLVPAQIYRTFCLQVRERMEHIARITFDFRYSPSISSKDIVTEYWKLFLEWVQREVPSVNGWMLRAAFEVDGDLVIVSLSDSMSLELAKKKGIDRAIPAFYEQYFGLSLRVKLQTSENSAEAFEEFQQRIVEENREVIQQLMESIEAEVAAEVDDDGEEVKLQVGYDIKEQPVPLKDIQDEEKKIAIQGTIFGLESKELRNGNTLFTFCITDFSDSLQMKMFAKTKEDLKIMGKLANGKWVKARGRVEYDRFMQIPELVMIPSDLCEVGAPAGRKDNAAEKRVEFHLHSTMSTMDAVTPIDQYIKTAAKWGHKAIAVTDHGGVQCYPDAAKAAKKNGIKMIYGVEANVVNDNVAVVLQPKPIELKTATYIVFDIETTGLSVTQNKIIEIAAVKMQDGKEIDRYATFVNPHERIPYNIQQLTNINDDMVKDAPDVHPVLLEFVKFAGDSILVAHNARFDVDFVNAKLKELGEPQLTNPVLDTLELARLLFPSLKNHRLNTLAAKYKVSLENHHRAIDDTLALGEILIGLLADAEKMQGITMLDRLNDHVGKDLSNTRPFHCGIYALNPVGKKNLFKLVSMSHTDYFHRVACIPKSKLKEMREGLLIISGCEKGEFFEAVLNKSMEEAEEIAGFYDVLEIQPLTMYMHLVEKGLVGSKEELETAIRKVCEIGQKLDKPVIATGNVHYLEPRDKLFRDITIHGITGYSPLKDIRKPDAHFRTTDEMLEEFSFLGKEKAQEVVVTNTAALADRFEELELFPSKLFTPIMEGADEEIRNTCYNTAKSLYGEDLPEVVVARLEKELEPIIKYGFSANYLISERLVKKSNQDGYLVGSRGSVGSSVVATFLGISEVNPLPAHYLCLNSECRYSEWFLDGSVPSGFDLPDKDCPKCGNPLKGEGQDIPFETFLGFKGDKVPDIDLNFSGEYQPVAHNYTKVLFGEKSVFRAGTIGTVAEKTAFGFTKKYEEDHGKKWRGAELSRLAAGCTGVKRSTGQHPGGIVVVPDYMEVDDITPVQYPADDTSSEWKTTHFDYHAFDANLLKLDILGHDDPTMMRMLQDLTGVDPTTIPMNDPKVMSMFNSTEALGVTPQQIRTPVATYGVPEMGTKFVRQMLVESQPSSFADLLQISGLSHGTGVWLGNAQELIKNGTCNIKTVIGCRDDIMLFLIYKAGMDAGLAFKITESVRKGKGLTPEWIEEMKKCKVPQWYIDSCLKIQYMFPKAHAAAYVISAVRTAYFKLYHPIEYYATYFTVRAEDFDIELCCQGYEAIYRKIEEIEQKGFQALPKEKAMLPILEMALEMTARGFRFKTIDLYRSDATKYTVDGDALIPPFSALAGIGENAARNIAAAKEQGEFLSIEDFQQKSKASKTVVELLAQLGCFRGLPESNQLSLF